The DNA window ATCTACTGATTGCCCTTCTATCGCCTAATGCCTTGTTAATCGCTTGACCCAATGCTATGCCCACATCCTCAACGCTGTGGTGTGCATCCACAAAAACATCACCAGCACAGGTTACCTTTAAATCAAACAATGCATGTGCAGCCAAAAGATCAAGCATATGATCAAAAAAACCTATTCCAGTATTGATATCTCGTTTTCCTGTTCCGTCTATATTCAATTCCAAGTTGATATCAGTCTCATTGGTTTTCCTGGAAATAGATGCACATCTCATTGAAATACCACCTTTCTCTATATAATATCCTTTATTACTTGCAAAAACTCTTGGTTTTGATCTTTAGTACCTACAGTCACTCTATAGCAATTATCTAAAAGAGCTGAACCTTTAAAGCTCCTTACCAATATCCCTTTATGCTGGAGAAAACCATCCAATTCAATCTCTTTATCCGTTTTAAACAATATAAAATTGGCCTTACTTTCAAATACTTTAATACCTTTTAGTTTTTTTAATTCATTGTAAAGATATTCTCTCTGCTCAAGGATGTTTTTTATTTTTTCTTTATTAGCTTGCTCCTCATCCAATATCAGACTCGCTACTATTTGAGCTAAAGAACTCAAATTATAAGGCGGTTTAGCCTTGTTGAGCACCTCAATTATGCTTTTATGCCCGATACAATAACCGATCCTTAAGCCTGCCAGACCATAAGCCTTTGAAAATGTCCTTAAGACAACAAGATTATCAAAATCATTTACCTTATCAGCAATAGTTTCACCGAAATACTCATAATAAGCCTCATCCACCGCTATTATAGTATCTTTACACTCTTGTAGGATTGTAATCAGATCTTTTCTTTCTATTACAGTGCCGGTAGGATTGTTGGGATTACATATGAATGCCACCTTAGGCGAATATTTCTTTATCGAACTGATAAAGAAATCTAAATCATATCTATACTCTTTATCCAAGCTTACTTCCACCGGCTGTCCACCATAAACCAAAGTATCTAGTTTATACATTGAAAAAGAAGGTATAGGCATTACTACTCTTTCTCCCTTATCAACAAAGGCCTTTATTATTAACTCTATTATCTGATCCGAACCTGCGCCCACTAATATATTCTCTGGGTTGGCATTGGATTTTATAGCAAGCTTTTTTCTCAATATATCAGAATCGCTGTCAGGGTATAAATTTAATTTACCATCCGATAGAAGATATTCAGATACTTTCTTTCTTACACCTTCCGATAAACTAAAAGGACTTTCATTTGCATCCAATTTTATTTTATAATTTTGTTTGTTTGCTTTATAAGGAACAATCTGCCTTATGGCATCTCTCTGCAATTGCTTGGCAATATGCCCTGAATTATTCATCTTCTGTAAGCCTCACTTTTATAGAATTTTCGTGTGCTGTAAGCCCTTCAGACCGAGCAAAAATCATTATATCTCGACTCGCTTGATTTAAAGCCTGCTGTGAATAATATATTATACTTGACTTCTTTATGAAATCATCCACTCCTAAAGGAGAAAAAAACCTTGCAGTACCCCCTGTAGGTAACACGTGATTAGGCCCTGCAAAATAGTCTCCTACCGGTTCAGCGCTATAATTGCCCAAGAATATTGCACCGGCATTATCTATCCTGGTCATCATCTCAAAGGGATTTTCCACACATATTTCTAAATGCTCAGGAGCAATATTATTTGCAAGGTCTACAGCTTGAGCAAGATTATCTACACATATTATAGCACTATAATTTTGTAGGGATTTTTCTATTATATCCTTTTTCTCCAGTTTTCGAGCCTGCTGATTTATGCTTTGTTTAACTTTCTGGGCTACTGTTTCGCTATCTGTGATCATTATACATGCAGCGAGAGGATCATGCTCTGCTTGGGAAAGAAGATCTGCAGCTACAAATTCCGGAACACATGTTCGGTCGGCTATAACCAATATCTCACTTGGCCCTGCAATCATATCTATATCTACAGTTCCATACACACACCTTTTAGCTAGTGCTACATATATATTGCCAGGTCCGGTTATCTTATCCACCTTGGTAATAGTTTGTGTCCCATATGCCAACGCAGCTATTGCCTGGGCCCCCCCTATCTTAAAAATTTCATCCACACCTGCTTCCTTGGCTGCTACCAAGGTATTATGATAAATTGTCCCATCAGGTTGTGGCGGAGTCACCATAATAATTTTTTTAACCCCCGCAACTTTAGCAGGCATCACATTCATCAATACCGACGATGGATAAGCAGCTTTACCTCCGGGAACATATACACCTGCCTTTGCTATACTTGTGATTTTCTGTCCCAGCATTATCCCCTCATCATCAGTTTTAAACCAGGACTGCCTTTTTTGCATTTGATGAAATTTAAAAATATTATCTCTAGCTTTACGGATACTTTCAAGCAAATCATCATCTATTTTTCTATAGGCTTCTTCCATTTCATCCTGGGTGACTTTCAGCTGCTCTACATCCATTTTTACTCCATCAAATTCTTGAGTATATGCCAGTAAAGCACTGTCCCCTTTCTGTTTTACATCCTGTATTATTTTTTCAACTGCTTGCATATACTCTGAAGAAACAATATCATCCCTGTCTATTAACTTTTGTATCATTCCATCTTTCTGATTAAAATCTATCACCCTGATCATTTATTCCACCTCCATAGCTCTTCTGATCTGTGATATGAACATTTTAATATCCTCACTTTTAGTTTTTAAACTAGCCCGATTAACCACTAGTCTGGCACTTACATCACATATATCCTCCAAAACAACCAATCCATTCTCTTTCAAGGTTCTACCGCTTTCCACGATATCCACTATTACCTCTGCAAGCCCTAATATAGGCGCTAATTCTACTGATCCATTCAATTTTATTACTTCTACAGTCTCATCTTTACTTTTATAGTATTTGGATGCAACATTAGGATATTTGGTAGCAACTCTTTTGTTGGATATTACTATATTTCTGTTTTTTAGCTCCGGCATTCCTGCGACTGCCAACTTACATTTGCCAAAATCCAAGTCCAAAATCTCGTAAAGATCCCTCTCCTCTTCCATGAGAGTATCCTTACCGCATATTCCTACATCGGCAGCCCCATATTCAACATAAGTAGGTACATCGGTAGGCTTTACAAGGACGAACCTATATTTATCTTTGTTGGTATTAAAAATCAATTTTCTGGTATTCCCTTTAAGTTTGGCACAGTCAACACCTGCTTTTTCCATCAAATCTATTGATAGATCAGCTAATCTCCCTTTAGCAAGAGCAATTGTAATCATACCCATGGCACTTCTTCCTCTCCAAGTTATTTATAAAAGAATCGGTTTTATATGTTTCCCACTTATCTTCACAAAATTTATAAATCTCAATATCCTTATCACCTATCATCTTTATGATATTCTTTATCCCTTCGGATTTAACCATCCCTTCATCGTACAGAGCCATATCAACAATATATCCCCGTTCTCGCATTCTAGTGCATAATTTGAATGCACAAGCTCTGTTTTGATCATCAAATATCAATCTATAGTCTATTGCAGGGGCCTTATTCAGCATCCCCTGTTTCTCCAAAGCTATAAGTAACCTTTTTATCCCTATAGCAAAACCGGTAGCAGGCATATCTTGCCCAAAATTGCCGATCAGATTATCATATCTGCCTCCTCCGCAGAGTGTATAACCTATTCCCTTAGCAAAGCCCTTGAAAATTATCCCCGTGTAATACTCAAGACCCTGAACCATCCCTAAATCCAAGGATATATATTCTTCAAGCCCAAAATCTTTTAATATCTGGCACACATTTTTTATCTCATCCAATGCCTTAAGACTTTTATAATTATCGCTCAAATAGCTGGCGTTATTGATAACTTGATCAGGCTCTCCGTAAAGAGTGGGCAGTTTCATTATAATGTCCTTTATTTCAGCATCCATATCTTTACTCTCAATAAATTCTTTTATTTCAATATAATTCTTCTTATCAATTAAACGTCTCAATTTCTCTATATCTTGCGTGCTTAATCCGCTGTCCTGCATTATCCCTTTGAAAAACTCTACTTGACCTAAATCTATTTTAAAGTCTTTTAATCCCAAATGCTTTAAAGATAAAATAGCTGTAGAAATTACCTCTGCATCTGCTTTTGGTCCTTTGGCTCCTATCAGCTCTAACCCTGCCTGGGTAAATTCTCTTTGCCTACCTGATTGAGGCTGCTCATATCTGAAAACATTCCCCACATAAAATATCTTAAGGGGCAGTGACTGATTCAACTTAGTTGCAGCAACCCGTGCTATAGGGGTAGTGATATCCGGCCTCATCACCAGTATCCTTCCTTCTCTATCTATGAACTTGAGCATATTCTGTTGTTCTATAGTTTCTATCCCTCTGAATACATCGTAATATTCAATGGTGGGAGTCTGTATTTGACTATAACCACACTTTAAGAAATATTCTTTCAAATTGTTTTCCACAACATTCTTGTTGTAGCATTCATCAACCAGATAATCTTGAACTCCTTCCGGAATATGCAAATTCCAGTTTTCCATAATACCTCTCCTTTTATACTTTAATGCTGTGAAGTTGTAAATCGATACATTAATGGTAGTATATAATAATTAATTATCATTGTCAATAAGTTTTATAAAACTGTAGCCAATATTTTTATTCCATCAACATCTTTCCCCACAAGATTCTTTTTTCATACCCATTTTTAGTATAATTTGTGTAAAAAACATAAATAATAGCATATTAAACTCTTCGAATTATAACTTGTATATAATGAAAACGAACAGCTTAAGTAAAATTAGGTGGTTGATCTATAAAAAAGCCCATTTAACTTTATTAAAATATTATATAATGTTATACTATGTTAAAAACTAAATTCGGAGGAAACAATATGGCCTATGATGGAATAGTTTTGCATAATGTATTGTTTGAACTGAACAATAAAATAATTGGCGGCAGAATAGAGAAAATTTATCAGCCTGAAAAAGATGAAATAAGGCTTCATATAATAAAAAACGGTGAAAAATATCAGCTTTTATTATCATCTAATCCTTCACAGCCAAGGATACACTTGTCCCGCTCAAAAAAGAAAAATCCCCCTCAGCCTTCTATGTTTTGTATGCTTTTAAGAAAATATCTCACATCAGGGAAAATTATAAGATTAAGCCAGCCCGGCTTTGAAAGAATTTTGGATATATCCATACAGGCAAAAAATGAGCTAGGGGACAATGTGATATATAGATTGATTATAGAAATAATGGGGAAACATAGCAATGTAATATTTATAAATGAAAATAACAAAATCCTGGACAGCATAAAACGTGTATCCAGTGATATGAGCAGAATAAGACAGGTAATGCCAGGACTGTGTTATGTATATCCACCCTCCCATAATAAAAAAAATCCTCTTGTGCTCAATCGGGAACAGATCCTAGACCTGTTATTAAATTATCCTAGCAATGATAGGATGTTATATAAGGCCATAACCAACATCTTTTCAGGAATATCCTATCCGGTATCAAGGGAAATTATATTCCGTGCAGGGTTTGATGTGGATATACCCTATTCACAGATGAGTGATGAAGGATTTTGTAAAATCGCCGATTGCGCATATGATATTTTCAATCAAGTAAAAAAATGCGATTTTTGCCCAACTATGTGGATATATCACGACAATCCTGTGGATTTTTCTTCGCTAAACTTAAATATAAATCAACCTATGGAAAAGTTTTGCGATGATTCTATAAGCCATATACTTGATAAATATTATTCAACGAAAGAACTGATACAGAAGTTAAATCAGAAAATTTCCAATGTAAAAAAAATAATAGACAAAAATTTAGAAAGATGTTATAAGAAGCTTGGGATACAACTGGACACCCTGAACAGAGTCAAAAATCGCGATCAACTTAAAAAGAAAGGTGAATTGCTGACGGCTAATATATACAGAATTAATAAAGGCCTTAAACAGATAGAACTTGCTGATTATTATAATAACAATCAACCTATTATAATAAAATTAAAAGAAAATCTTACACCTGCACAAAATGCCCAAAAATATTTTAAGGCTTACGCTAAAGCAAAGAACTCCTATAAAATAGTGTCACAGCAGCTAAAAATAAACAAAGTAGAGATAAATTATCTGGAAAGCCAGCTGGATAATCTTGATAAGTGTTCATCAACAGACGATGTAGAAGAAATCATATATGAACTAAAAAAAGAACGATATATAAAAGATAAACAAAACAAAGCAAAAAGACCTATTGTAAGATCCCAGCCTATGCATTTTGTATCGTCTGATAAAATCGATATCTATGTAGGTAAAAATAATGCACAAAACGACTATCTTACATTAAAATTCGCAGGTAATGATGACCTGTGGCTTCATGTTAAAGATGTGCCGGGCTCCCATGTAATAATAAGATGCAAGGGTAAGGATATACCTGATAATACATTGATAGAAGCCGCCCACCTGGCTGCTTATTACAGTAGGGCTAAAAATTCTTCCAATATAGCAGTAGATTATACTTTAAAGAAAAACGTGAAAAAACCCAAGGGAGCAAAGCCCGGCATGGTAATATATGAAAATTATAGAACCGTCTTTGTAACACCAGACAAAGAAATAATAGATGGGTTAGATATTGTCTAGCTCCCTATAGACGAACCGCTTCCAGGTCTAACCAAGCTAACACCCTGCTTACAGATAGGACACTCATCTTGAGGGTAGGAAATCACATCCATTTGAGCTACTGAATAAAAATCTGTACCGAAATCTACCCTACCTTTACTTCTATCCACAACCACACCTACACCTACTACCTGTCCCTTGCACTCTTTAACCAGTTCAATCACTCGTTTTACAGACCCACCTGTAGTAACGACATCCTCTACCACCAACACCTTTTGACCGGGGGTTATTTTAAAGCCCCGCCTCAACATCATCTTTCCATCCTGCTTTTCTGCGAATATATTTTTCTTATCTAGAACCCTCGCTACCTCATACGATAACAAAATCCCGCCTACTGCAGGACCGATTACAAGGTCAACATCTTTATCCTTAAAATAGTCCGCTATTCTTTTGCTCACAAATTCAGAGTGCCGATGATATTCAAACAGCCTTGCACATTGTAGATATGTGTCGCTATGTTTGCCTGAACTCAACAAGAAATGTCCTTTCTGCAAAACACCTGCATCCTCAAAAACTTCCATAACTTTTTGATCCATAAAAAAACACCTTCCTCATAGTCAATATTTTAAAGTGCCTATCAAACTGCTCACACATGATATATTGTTCTCTCTGCAAAAATCCTTTAATTGCAAGGATATATTCTCACATGCATAAGGATGGACCAAATTCGCCGTCCCGACTCCGACAGCAGTGGCCCCTGCTATCATAAACTCTGCAGCATCTTGTCCGTCCATCACTCCCCCCATCCCTATCAAAGGAATTTCGACCCTTCTGCTTACTTCCCAAACCATCCTCAATGCTACAGGCTTTATAGCAGGACCGGATAATCCTCCAACAATATTTCCTAATATAGGCCTTCTGGTCTTGGCATCTATCGCCATACCCTTTAATGTATTGATTAGACAAATTGCATCCGCTCCGGCTTGTTCACAAGATATAGCCATTTCACATATGTCTGTTACATTAGGAGATAATTTTACAATTAACGGTATATCAGTTGCCTTCCTTACTGTTTTTACTAGATTATATATGCTTTGACTGCTGGTGCCAAACTCAATGCCTCCCTTATCCACATTAGGGCATGATATGTTCAGCTCTATAGCAAATATAGGTTGATTCTCAAGTTTTCTCACGATTTGGCAATATTCCTGTACAGATTCTCCTGATATGTTAATAATTACGGGAACTGAATACTGGGATAACCTAGGCAATATATTATCAATGAAATAATCTATACCAGGATTTTGCAATCCTATGCTGTTTAAAACTCCGGATGGAGTCTCTGTAATCCTAGGCGGTGGATTCCCGATTTTCTCATCTACGGTAATCCCTTTCACAGTTAGCGCTCCTAACTGCTCGATATCCATAAATTCTGAATGCTCCATCCCAAATGAAAATGTCCCTGACGCTGCTACGATTGGATTTACTAGCTTTCTCCCTAAAAAATCAACGCTCATATCTATACTATTCATCGAATATCACCTCATCAGCATAAAACACAGGGCCATCTTTGCATACCCTTTTATACGTATATCCCCCATCTGTCTTTATTTTGCATGCGCACCCCATGCATGCACCTATTCCACAACCCATGTTCTGCTCCAGTGACACCTGACATAAAATATCATTTTGTTGACAAATATCTTTTACAGTTTTGAGCATAGGATACGGGCCACATCCCAAAACACAATCGTATTTACCACTTCTTAATATGTCAATCAAAACATCCGTTATTTTACCACCATAACCCACACTGGCATCATCTGTGGAGATCAACACTTGCTTGGAAAACTTCTCAAACTCATATACAGAAAAAACCTGACCGCCATCTCTATATCCTAATAATGATGTAATATTTCTATCTTTGAAATGCTGTGCAGCTAACAATAAAGGGGCTATACCTATTCCGCCTCCTATTAAAATTATATCTTTTATATCTTCTGATACATTAAAATAACTGCCACACGGACCAATCATATCCATATAATCACCTTTTACGCTGCTGCATAGTATTTCAGTCCCCTGACCCTTAATCTGTATATAGATGGTAAACGACTGCCTGTTTAAGTCTACAGATGCAATGCTGATGGGTCTCCTCAACAACAAACCGCTGTGCTGGCACAGTTTAATGTGTGCAAATTGACCAGGGCGTGCTTCAGTAGATATATAGTCGCTCCGAAATACCATTTTATATATATTTTTTTCAATTTGCTCATTTGAAATCACTTTACATTTGATTGCCTTCATATATCATCACCATGCAAGTTTTTTGGCTTTAGCCAAGGTTTCATTTATATTCTTTGTCATTTTAATAACTGCCTTTCTGGCTGCCTGCTGGTACTCCTTTTCCGGATAACCTTCTAGCATATAAGAAAATATAACAGCCCTGGATGAATTGATGATGGCACCCAGCCCATCATGGTTAAATGCACACGCTATCTTTTCAGCATCCGCCCCTTGAAATCCAAAACCGGGAACTAAGAAAATGCTATTTTTAATCAGCTTTCTTATAGATTGTGCTTGTTGAGGGAAGGTTGCTCCGACTACTGCCCCTACGCTGCTGTACCCATGCCTGCCCATCGTTTCTTTTCCCCATTCATTTACATGTTCAGCTACTATCTCATAAATATATCTACCGTCTTGGTTTCTCAAATGTTGAATTTCAATGCTGGATTTGTTTGAAGTGCTAACCAATATAAAAATTCCTCTATCGTATTTATTACAGTCGTTAACAAAGGGCTCAATTCCATCTGTTCCCAGATACGGATTTACAGTTATTGCATCAATTTCATAAGGTCTGTAAAAGTCATCTAAATCAAGATCCATCATACCTAGATATGCTTTTGAATACTGTTCAGCTGTGCTCCCTATATCATTTCTTTTTACATCCCCTATCACAACCAGCTGTTTTTGCTTTGCATATCGAGAAGTCCTTTGAAAAACTTCAATCCCTTCTCTTCCGAACACCTCATAATATGCTGATTGTAACTTTACCGCAGGTACTAAATCAAAAACGCTGTCTATTATTGATTTATTAAATTGGTACACCGCCTCGACTGCTCCACGCAAATTATGACCATATTTTGCAAAGTTTTCTTGCTTTATAAACTGTGGAATGCATTCAAAATTAGGATCTAACCCAACAACACAATAACTCTTTTTCTCAATGATCGATTCAATAACAGCATCAGCAAAATTCATCAGATAACCTCCCTATCCAATTCCCCATCTCTAACAATTATCCTTCCTTTATTTATCGTGTACAATATCCTACCTTTTGCTTTATAACCCTGATATGGCGAGTTCTTAGATTTTGATACAAACTCTTCTGTTTTTATTTCATATCGATACTCAGGATCAATTATAATAATATCTGCAACCGCCTGAGTGCTTATTCCGTCACATTTAAGGTTGAGAATTTTACAAGGATTGCAATAAAACTTGTTCAAAATATCTGTCCAATCAAGCATGTTTTTATGCAAAAGTTCTGTCAAAGCAACCGGTACAGCTGTTTCAAACCCCACCATCCCTGGCTTTGCTAATTGAAATTCTATGTTCTTTTCGTCTTCACTGTGGGGAGCATGATCTGTAGCTATTACATCAATAACTCCCTCTCTTAAACCTTTTTTTATGGCATCTATATCTGACTTTTCTCTTAAAGGTGGATTCACTTTTGCATCTGTATTAAAATCTCTAGCATAGGAACTATCCAATGAAAAATAATGTGGTGCTGTTTCACATGTTACATGTACTCCTCTTTGTTTTGCCCTTCTTATTATGTCCACACTCCCTTCTGTACTGACATGGGCTATATGAACACTTGCACCTGTATTTTCTGCCAAAATCACATCCCTTGCTACCATTATTTCCTCAGCTGCCTTGGATATGCCCATCATTCCAAAAAAAGTAGAATCTCTTCCTAAATTTATCAATCCTTCTGATGTTAGCTGTGTATCTTCGCAGTGAGAAATAACGGGAAGACCAAATGTCTTGGCATACAATAATGCGTTCTGCATTATCATAGAATTACTGACCGAAAAGCCATCATCAGATACCGCAACTGCACCGTGCTCTTTTAGCTCCCCCATATCTGTCAATCGTTTGCCTTCCAGTCTCCTTGTTATAGCTCCTATCGGCAGTACATCTATCACTCCATCAGTTCTACTTTTGGCTTTAATATATTCTATCATTGCTTTGCTATCTATTACAGGATCAGTATTGGGCATACATGCAACTATAGTAAAACCTCCTTTTGCAGCACTCCTTGTACCTGTATATATATCTTCTTTATATTCATATCCCGGATCACGCAGGTGGCAGTGCATATCGACAAAACCGGGGAGGACCATTTTTCCACTGGCATCGATGATCTCGCACTCTTGATCATCTATCTTATCTGCAATCATTTTTATTCTTTGACCCTCAACTAATATATCTCTTTTAAATACTCCTTCATCAGTCACAATACAACCATTCTTAATTAATAACATCTTTTCTACTCCCCTTTCTGGTAAGTAGATATAACAAGGCCATCCTAACTGCCACCCCGTTAGTTACCTGTTGATCCACCATTGAATTTTCAGAACTCAAAACTTTTGAATCTATTTCTACAGCTCTATTGACCGGACCCGGATGCATTACCAGCGCATCTTTTTTACAAAGCTTTAATCTATCCTGGTTTATGCCGTAATAGCGATAGTATTCATATGCAGAGCCTATAAATCCCTCTTTCTGCCTTTCTCTTTGAATCCTCAAACCCATCACTACGTCCACATCTTTTATCGCTGAATCGGTATCGTAATATACAGATACTCCCATATCTTCAATATCAGGAGGCAAAAATGTAGCAGGGGCAGCAACTCTGACTTGTGCACCCATTTTTGTAAGTCCCCATATATTACTCCTAGCCACCCTGCTATGCAATATATCACCTACTACAGCCACTTTAATTCCGTTTAGCGTTCCTTTTTCTTCTTTGATAGTAAACATATCAAGCAGTGCTTGGGTAGGATGCTCATTTACCCCGTCCCCTGCGTTTATGACAGAAGCCTCTACATTCTTTGCCATTATATGAGGCGCACCTGAAAATGGATGGCGTATTATCACCACATCTGCTGCCATTGCATCAACAGTCTTTCCGGTATCTATAAGGGTTTCTCCTTTATTCACACTGCTGGATGAAACGCTGATACTACAGCTAGTCGCACTCAGGTATTTAGCGGCAAGATCGAAGGATAGCTTGGTTCTAGTGCTGTTTTCATAAAAGATACTTACAATGGATTTTCCATTAAGGTGAGGTGTCTTCTTTACATCTTGAAGCAGTATATATTTCATCAACTCTGCAGTTGATAATATATAATCTATCTCTTCAAATGTCAGTTCCCTTAACCCAAGCAAATCTTTTCTCATATACTTCATTTGTCTACACCACCTTAAATGTTATTAGTAAAATAGCAGCAAGATTATATCTCACTGCTATTTTCTTATATCATATGTTTTCAGGCAATAACTTATTTAATACTACACCTACAAGCGCTGCAAGGCTAATGCCCGCCAGCTTAAGATTCCCTATTGGAAGTATTACTCCACTCAATCCCATAACAAGTATCAAAGACACGATGATCAAATTTCTGCTACATGTAAAATCCAAATTTGCCTCCGATATCGTCCTCATCCCTATACTTGCTATCATACCGAACAATATCAAGCTTACTCCTCCCATGACAGGAGTGGGTATAGTCTGCAATGCTCCTCCCAATTTGCCAAAAAGGCTCATCGCTATAGCAAACACTGCTGCCAGCTCTAATATTTTAGGATCATATACCTTTGTCACCGCTAAAACACCTGTGTTTTCACTATATGTGGTATTTGCAGGTCCTCCTAACATACCGGCAAAAACTGTTGCTAACCCGTCACCTAAAAGTGTTCTGTTTAAACCCGGATCTGTAAGAAAATCTTTCTTTACAACAGCTCCGTTAGTTGTGATGTCTCCAATATGCTCCATGAAAGTTACCAGTGCTACCGGGGCAATCAACGCAATTGCCTCCCATGAAAATTTGGGGAACATAAACTGGGGTAATCCAAACCATTTTGACTGAGCCATTATTTCTTGTGAATGGGCATTGAATATCAAAGGATTAGCACCTGATAGACCAGTAATATCAAACACCATCGATATCAGATAACCAACCCCTATCCCTATAAGAATAGGAACCAACTTAAAGAATCCTTTAGCAAATATCGATACAGCTATAACGACAGCCAATACTATGAGTGCTACCGCCCAATTGTTCTGTGCCATATCAACCGCTGTAGGACTTAAAACTAACCCTATAACCATTATCATAGGTCCTGTTACAACCGGAGGAAAGAAGCTCTTTACCTTTTCCACTCCGAATATCGTAACTATTAAGGATAATAACAAATACATAACACCCGCTATTACTATTCCTCCAAGGGCGTAAGGCAGTCTTGAAGGATCTAGAGGTTTCCCATTATCACCCATAGGGCTTACTGCTAGTATAACCGGGATAAAAGCAAAACTCGACCCTAAAAAAACAGGTACCTTTCTATTGGTTACAAGATGGAATATTAAAGTTCCTACTCCAGCTGTAAAAAGCGCTACTGATGTACTAAGCCCCGTCAAAAGTGGTACAAGGACAGTTGCTCCAAACATTGCAAAAACGTGTTGAATGGCTAAAAGTATGTTCTTAGTTGTCTTTGACATTATAATTCCCCCTAATTTTAAAATTTTTTATAAAATAAAAAACCTTATCAACGCTGATAAGGTTTTTGACTCACAAAAATATAGTGATTCCAAAATACCTTTACCAGCCTCTCTGGACTGATTTAAAAGGTGAAATTGAAATTACAATTCATTTATTACCACTTTATTGTATCCATCAAACTCTGTTACATTTACATTCACTATCTCACTTCTAGCTGTAGGCACGTTCTTGCCTACATAATCGGCTCTGATAGGCAATTCCCTATGTCCCCTGTCTATCAACACCGCAAGCTGTATTGTTTTAGGCCTTCCAAGATCTATGATAGCA is part of the Clostridia bacterium genome and encodes:
- the pyrE gene encoding orotate phosphoribosyltransferase; this encodes MDQKVMEVFEDAGVLQKGHFLLSSGKHSDTYLQCARLFEYHRHSEFVSKRIADYFKDKDVDLVIGPAVGGILLSYEVARVLDKKNIFAEKQDGKMMLRRGFKITPGQKVLVVEDVVTTGGSVKRVIELVKECKGQVVGVGVVVDRSKGRVDFGTDFYSVAQMDVISYPQDECPICKQGVSLVRPGSGSSIGS
- a CDS encoding dihydroorotate dehydrogenase translates to MNSIDMSVDFLGRKLVNPIVAASGTFSFGMEHSEFMDIEQLGALTVKGITVDEKIGNPPPRITETPSGVLNSIGLQNPGIDYFIDNILPRLSQYSVPVIINISGESVQEYCQIVRKLENQPIFAIELNISCPNVDKGGIEFGTSSQSIYNLVKTVRKATDIPLIVKLSPNVTDICEMAISCEQAGADAICLINTLKGMAIDAKTRRPILGNIVGGLSGPAIKPVALRMVWEVSRRVEIPLIGMGGVMDGQDAAEFMIAGATAVGVGTANLVHPYACENISLQLKDFCRENNISCVSSLIGTLKY
- a CDS encoding dihydroorotate dehydrogenase electron transfer subunit, whose amino-acid sequence is MKAIKCKVISNEQIEKNIYKMVFRSDYISTEARPGQFAHIKLCQHSGLLLRRPISIASVDLNRQSFTIYIQIKGQGTEILCSSVKGDYMDMIGPCGSYFNVSEDIKDIILIGGGIGIAPLLLAAQHFKDRNITSLLGYRDGGQVFSVYEFEKFSKQVLISTDDASVGYGGKITDVLIDILRSGKYDCVLGCGPYPMLKTVKDICQQNDILCQVSLEQNMGCGIGACMGCACKIKTDGGYTYKRVCKDGPVFYADEVIFDE
- the pyrF gene encoding orotidine-5'-phosphate decarboxylase, yielding MNFADAVIESIIEKKSYCVVGLDPNFECIPQFIKQENFAKYGHNLRGAVEAVYQFNKSIIDSVFDLVPAVKLQSAYYEVFGREGIEVFQRTSRYAKQKQLVVIGDVKRNDIGSTAEQYSKAYLGMMDLDLDDFYRPYEIDAITVNPYLGTDGIEPFVNDCNKYDRGIFILVSTSNKSSIEIQHLRNQDGRYIYEIVAEHVNEWGKETMGRHGYSSVGAVVGATFPQQAQSIRKLIKNSIFLVPGFGFQGADAEKIACAFNHDGLGAIINSSRAVIFSYMLEGYPEKEYQQAARKAVIKMTKNINETLAKAKKLAW
- a CDS encoding dihydroorotase; this translates as MLLIKNGCIVTDEGVFKRDILVEGQRIKMIADKIDDQECEIIDASGKMVLPGFVDMHCHLRDPGYEYKEDIYTGTRSAAKGGFTIVACMPNTDPVIDSKAMIEYIKAKSRTDGVIDVLPIGAITRRLEGKRLTDMGELKEHGAVAVSDDGFSVSNSMIMQNALLYAKTFGLPVISHCEDTQLTSEGLINLGRDSTFFGMMGISKAAEEIMVARDVILAENTGASVHIAHVSTEGSVDIIRRAKQRGVHVTCETAPHYFSLDSSYARDFNTDAKVNPPLREKSDIDAIKKGLREGVIDVIATDHAPHSEDEKNIEFQLAKPGMVGFETAVPVALTELLHKNMLDWTDILNKFYCNPCKILNLKCDGISTQAVADIIIIDPEYRYEIKTEEFVSKSKNSPYQGYKAKGRILYTINKGRIIVRDGELDREVI
- a CDS encoding aspartate carbamoyltransferase catalytic subunit; protein product: MKYMRKDLLGLRELTFEEIDYILSTAELMKYILLQDVKKTPHLNGKSIVSIFYENSTRTKLSFDLAAKYLSATSCSISVSSSSVNKGETLIDTGKTVDAMAADVVIIRHPFSGAPHIMAKNVEASVINAGDGVNEHPTQALLDMFTIKEEKGTLNGIKVAVVGDILHSRVARSNIWGLTKMGAQVRVAAPATFLPPDIEDMGVSVYYDTDSAIKDVDVVMGLRIQRERQKEGFIGSAYEYYRYYGINQDRLKLCKKDALVMHPGPVNRAVEIDSKVLSSENSMVDQQVTNGVAVRMALLYLLTRKGSRKDVIN